A stretch of the Vigna radiata var. radiata cultivar VC1973A chromosome 9, Vradiata_ver6, whole genome shotgun sequence genome encodes the following:
- the LOC106773356 gene encoding laccase-7, which produces MKRFLFTLASAFALFLASSCASAAVVEHTFNIGNLTVSRLCNEHVITAVNGSLPGPTINVEEGDTLVVHAINDSPYNITLHWHGIFQLLSAWADGPESVTQCPIRPGGRYTYRYNITGQEGTLWWHSHSSFLRSTVYGALIIRPRKGNTYPFPSFYQDVPLLIGEWWNANVVDVENDAEETGLGPVESDAYTINGLPGDSYNCSQNQTYQVQVKHGETYLLRIINAALNEQHFFMIANHTFTVVAIDASYTQPYNTDVIVLAPGQTVDALITANQTLASYYMVFTPYHSNPNVGINANITRGLLVYHNATSASPVMPNLPLQTDTPTAHKFYTNVTGLGYGPHWVPVPRHVDEHMFVTFGIGLDHCNETGPNACNGLNFRLSANMNNESFVLPKGLSMMEAMYGNVSGVYTRDFPSNPTFEFNYTDPALEINGTEIAFAPKSTKVKTLRFNSTVQVVLQNTAILARENHPIHLHSFNFYVLAQGFGNYDANVDESKFNLDNPQIRNTIAVPVGGWAVIRFQANNPGMWLMHCHLETHLPWGLAMAFEVENGPEPWKLPPPPADLPQC; this is translated from the exons ATGAAGCGTTTTCTGTTTACTTTGGCCTCGGCTTTTGCTCTTTTCCTCGCTTCTTCCTGCGCTTCTGCTGCTGTCGTTGAACACACTTTCAAT ATTGGTAACTTGACTGTGTCACGGTTGTGCAATGAGCATGTGATTACAGCAGTTAATGGAAGCCTCCCTGGGCCAACGATTAACGTTGAAGAGGGTGACACTCTTGTGGTTCATGCAATTAACGATTCACCCTACAATATTACCCTTCATTG GCATggaatttttcaacttttgagtGCTTGGGCAGATGGTCCTGAATCTGTAACTCAGTGTCCAATACGTCCTGGTGGAAGGTATACCTATAGATATAACATAACAGGACAAGAAGGTACCCTTTGGTGGCATTCACACTCTTCTTTTCTACGTTCAACTGTTTATGGGGCTCTCATCATTCGTCCTCGAAAAGGAAACACGTACCCTTTTCCTTCATTTTACCAAGATGTCCCCCTATTGATTG GGGAGTGGTGGAATGCTAATGTTGTCGATGTGGAGAACGATGCAGAGGAAACTGGTCTTGGTCCAGTTGAGTCAGATGCCTACACCATTAACGGCTTGCCTGGTGATTCTTACAATTGCTCTCAAAATC AAACATACCAAGTCCAGGTGAAGCATGGAGAAACCTATTTGCTACGCATCATCAACGCTGCGCTGAATGAGCAACACTTTTTCATGATAGCCAATCACACATTCACAGTGGTAGCGATCGACGCTTCCTACACCCAACCCTACAACACCGATGTTATTGTCCTTGCCCCAGGCCAAACCGTCGATGCACTCATTACAGCAAACCAAACCCTAGCTTCTTACTACATGGTTTTCACCCCATACCACTCCAACCCCAACGTCGGAATCAACGCCAACATAACCCGAGGCTTGCTCGTTTACCACAATGCTACGTCGGCATCACCCGTCATGCCAAACCTTCCGCTCCAAACAGACACACCCACGGCCCACAAGTTTTACACCAACGTCACGGGCTTGGGCTACGGGCCCCACTGGGTCCCCGTGCCACGTCACGTGGACGAACACATGTTCGTAACTTTTGGGATCGGGTTAGACCACTGTAACGAGACCGGACCAAACGCGTGTAATGGGCTAAACTTTAGACTCTCCGCCAACATGAACAATGAGTCGTTTGTTTTGCCTAAGGGGCTTTCAATGATGGAGGCTATGTACGGAAATGTGAGTGGTGTTTACACAAGAGATTTTCCTAGTAATCCTACGTTTGAGTTTAACTACACTGATCCAGCGTTGGAGATTAATGGTACGGAGATAGCGTTTGCACCAAAATCGACTAAGGTGAAGACTTTGAGGTTTAACTCAACGGTGCAAGTTGTGCTTCAGAATACGGCTATACTTGCCAGGGAGAATCATCCCATTCACCTTCACAGCTTCAATTTCTATGTCTTGGCACAAGGCTTTGGGAATTATGATGCAAACGTTGATGAATCAAAGTTTAATTTGGATAATCCTCAGATTCGTAACACAATTGCAGTGCCGGTCGGAGGATGGGCCGTTATTAGATTCCAAGCAAATAATCCAG GTATGTGGCTTATGCACTGCCATTTGGAGACTCATTTGCCATGGGGGTTAGCAATGGCTTTTGAGGTTGAAAATGGACCTGAACCATGGAAGTTGCCTCCGCCACCAGCTGATTTGCCGCAGTGTTAA
- the LOC106773950 gene encoding laccase-7-like produces MKRFVFWVFALLLASSLARAAIVEHTFNVEDISIQRLCRQQVITAVNGTLPGPTINAREGDTVVVHVFNKSPYNLTIHWHGILQFLTPWSDGPEFVTQCPIHSGSSYTYKFNLTGQEGTLWWHAHSSFLRATVYGALFIRPRQGHSYPFPKVYQEVPILLGEWWNANVVEVEHNATESQDAPIPSDAYTINGLPSDLYNCSKDGTYKVKVKQGKTYLLRVINAALNTQHFFQVANHTLTVVAIDAAYTNHYDTDVLVLAPGQTVDVLLRTNQRVGSYYMAFSPYHSAPQITINANITRGLIIYDGDRSAKPVMPDLPAQTDTEKAHRFYTNMTGLAGGPHWVPVPRHVDEHMFITFGIGFTECTNFSGGCTGSTRPLSANMNNESFVLPRGRGVSMLEAFYGNNVDGVYTRDFPNRPPVEFDYTNENINEMPFGFRIAPKSTKVKTLKFNSTVEIVLQNTAIITTENHPMHIHGFNFHVLAQGFGNYNATRDEPKFNFLNPQIRNTISVPVGGWSVIRFQANNPGVWLVHCHLETHLPWGLAMAFEVENGPTPSLSVPAPPADLPKC; encoded by the exons ATGAAAcgttttgtgttttgggtttttgcTCTTTTGCTAGCTTCTTCATTGGCTCGTGCTGCGATTGTGGAACACACTTTCAAT GTGGAAGACATATCTATACAACGGTTGTGTCGTCAACAAGTGATCACTGCCGTTAATGGAACCCTACCTGGACCTACAATTAATGCTCGAGAGGGTGATACCGTTGTTGTTCATGTGTTCAACAAATCACCCTACAATCTTACTATTCATTG GCACGgaattcttcaatttttaacCCCATGGTCAGACGGTCCTGAATTTGTAACTCAATGCCCAATACATTCTGGCAGCAGTTACACATACAAATTTAACCTAACGGGACAAGAAGGAACACTTTGGTGGCATGCACACTCCTCTTTTCTACGTGCTACAGTCTATGGTGCCCTTTTCATTCGCCCTCGACAAGGACACTCCTACCCTTTTCCTAAAGTTTACCAAGAAGTCCCAATACTGCTAG GTGAGTGGTGGAATGCTAATGTTGTAGAGGTTGAGCACAATGCAACGGAGTCCCAAGATGCGCCAATACCGTCTGATGCGTATACAATCAACGGTTTACCCAGCGATCTATATAACTGCTCTAAGGATG GAACGTACAAGGTGAAAGTGAAACAAGGAAAAACTTACTTGCTGCGCGTCATCAACGCTGCACTCAATACGCAACACTTCTTCCAGGTAGCGAACCACACGTTAACAGTGGTAGCCATCGACGCTGCCTACACCAACCACTACGACACCGACGTTCTAGTTCTTGCTCCGGGTCAAACCGTCGATGTCCTTCTCAGAACAAACCAGCGCGTCGGTTCATATTACATGGCTTTCAGCCCATACCATTCCGCTCCTCAAATAACAATCAACGCCAACATTACCCGAGGACTGATCATTTACGACGGTGACAGGTCAGCAAAGCCCGTCATGCCGGACCTTCCGGCTCAGACCGACACCGAAAAAGCCCACAGGTTCTACACTAACATGACGGGCCTGGCAGGTGGACCCCACTGGGTCCCCGTGCCACGCCACGTGGACGAGCACATGTTCATCACTTTCGGGATTGGCTTCACGGAGTGCACCAATTTCTCAGGAGGCTGCACGGGGTCCACGCGTCCACTTTCTGCCAACATGAACAACGAGTCCTTCGTCCTGCCACGTGGCAGAGGGGTATCGATGCTTGAAGCTTTTTACGGCAACAACGTTGATGGGGTGTACACTAGGGATTTTCCAAATCGGCCTCCGGTTGAGTTTGACTATACCAACGAAAACATAAATGAGATGCCGTTTGGCTTCAGAATCGCGCCGAAATCAACGAAGGTGAAGACGTTGAAGTTCAATTCGACGGTTGAGATTGTGCTTCAGAACACCGCCATCATCACGACGGAGAACCACCCCATGCACATTCACGGTTTTAACTTCCATGTTTTGGCTCAAGGGTTTGGGAATTACAACGCCACTAGAGACGAACCCAAGTTCAATTTTTTGAACCCTCAAATACGTAACACTATTTCTGTGCCCGTGGGAGGATGGTCCGTCATTAGATTCCAAGCAAATAATCCAG GTGTTTGGCTTGTGCACTGCCATTTGGAGACGCATTTGCCATGGGGGCTAGCCATGGCTTTCGAGGTTGAGAATGGACCCACTCCTTCACTCTCAGTGCCCGCACCTCCTGCTGATCTTCCCAAGTGCTAA
- the LOC106772975 gene encoding GDSL esterase/lipase At5g33370-like, which yields MEENKKKVVSPKSIFLCLFLSLSSVAPEAEARAFFVFGDSLVDNGNNNYLATTARADSYPYGIDSASHRASGRFSNGLNMPDLISEKIGSEPTLPYLSPQLNGEKLLVGANFASAGVGILNDTGFQFINIIRITEQLAYFRQYQQRVAALIGEEQTRDLVNKALVLITLGGNDFVNNYFLVPFSARSREYALPDYVVFLISEYRKILAHLYELGARRVLVTGTGPLGCVPAELAMHSRNGECAAELQRAVNLFNPQLVQLLQALNTEIGSDVFISANAFAMHLDFVTDPQAYGFVTSKVACCGQGAYNGIGLCTPASNLCPNRNLYAFWDPFHPSETANRLIVDKFMTGSTEYMHPMNLSTIIALDSTT from the exons AtggaagaaaacaagaaaaaggttGTATCTCCGAaatctatatttttatgtttgtttctgAGCTTGAGCAGTGTTGCTCCAGAAGCTGAGGCAAGGGCATTTTTCGTGTTTGGTGATTCGCTTGTGGATAATGGGAATAACAACTACCTAGCCACCACTGCACGTGCCGATTCATATCCTTATGGCATTGACTCTGCATCTCATAGAGCCTCTGGTCGTTTCTCCAATGGCCTCAACATGCCTGACCTTATCA gTGAGAAAATTGGGTCAGAACCCACGTTACCATATTTGAGTCCACAGCTGAATGGTGAAAAGCTGCTTGTTGGTGCAAACTTTGCTTCTGCTGGAGTAGGAATTCTCAATGACACAGGATTTCAGTTT ATAAACATTATCCGAATTACAGAACAATTGGCGTATTTCAGACAGTATCAGCAGAGGGTCGCTGCGCTAATTGGAGAAGAACAAACACGAGATTTAGTGAACAAAGCATTGGTTCTCATAACCTTAGGCGGCAATGATTTTGTCAACAACTATTTTTTGGTTCCTTTCTCTGCCAGATCTCGCGAATATGCTCTTCCAGACTACGTTGTCTTTCTCATCTCAGAGTATCGGAAAATTCTTGCG CACCTGTACGAGTTGGGAGCACGACGGGTTCTGGTGACGGGAACGGGACCGCTGGGTTGCGTGCCAGCAGAGTTGGCGATGCATAGCCGTAACGGAGAATGTGCGGCGGAGCTGCAACGGGCCGTTAACTTGTTCAATCCTCAACTTGTTCAACTGTTGCAAGCTCTCAACACTGAAATTGGTTCCGACGTCTTCATTTCCGCAAACGCTTTCGCTATGCACTTGGATTTCGTCACTGACCCACAAGCATACG GGTTTGTGACTTCAAAAGTTGCGTGCTGTGGTCAAGGAGCATACAATGGAATCGGACTCTGCACTCCTGCTTCTAACTTGTGCCCCAACAGGAATCTCTATGCCTTTTGGGACCCTTTCCATCCGTCAGAGACAGCAAATAGATTGATTGTTGATAAATTCATGACAGGGTCCACTGAATATATGCACCCAATGAACCTTAGCACAATTATTGCTTTAGATTCTACCACCTAA